In Rubrivirga marina, the following are encoded in one genomic region:
- the queA gene encoding tRNA preQ1(34) S-adenosylmethionine ribosyltransferase-isomerase QueA, translating to MQVAHPSFRQHSLRLSDFDYEYPRELIAAYPAEPRDTARLMVVDRAEGTIEHRTVRDLPEYFNEGDVLVANDTMVFPARLRGIKENTGAKVEAFLLRELNPEHRLWDSIVDPARKVRVGNKLVFGDGLAAEVIDNTTSRGRTLRFMFDGTPDELYARIDAIGETPIPPYLRRPAEPADRVRYQTIFARKRGAVAAPSAGLHFTPGLLQSLTDQGCEVAYVTLHTGLGSFNPVEVEDLSKHRMDSEFFEVLPEAAETVNAALTHPERTVTACGTTVVRAVESSLSASKTLKAGRGWTDKFIYPVYSFHIPERLLTNFHRPKSTLLMTVAAFAGYDLLMEAYEEAVREEYRMFAFGDAMLVL from the coding sequence ATGCAGGTTGCTCATCCCTCGTTTCGGCAACACTCGCTCCGCCTCAGCGATTTTGACTACGAGTACCCTCGTGAACTGATCGCGGCGTACCCGGCGGAGCCCCGGGACACGGCCCGGCTCATGGTGGTCGACCGGGCGGAGGGCACGATCGAGCACCGGACGGTCCGCGATCTGCCCGAGTACTTCAACGAGGGCGACGTCCTCGTGGCCAACGACACGATGGTGTTCCCGGCCCGGCTCCGCGGGATCAAGGAGAACACGGGGGCCAAGGTCGAGGCGTTCCTCCTCCGCGAACTCAACCCCGAGCACCGGCTCTGGGACTCCATCGTCGACCCCGCCCGGAAGGTCCGCGTCGGCAACAAGCTCGTGTTCGGGGACGGCCTCGCGGCCGAGGTCATCGACAACACGACGAGCCGCGGGCGGACGCTCCGGTTCATGTTCGACGGGACGCCCGACGAGCTCTACGCCCGGATCGACGCCATCGGCGAGACGCCCATCCCGCCGTACCTCCGGCGGCCGGCGGAGCCCGCCGACCGCGTCCGCTACCAGACCATCTTCGCGCGGAAGCGCGGGGCCGTGGCCGCGCCGTCGGCCGGCCTCCACTTCACGCCGGGCCTGCTCCAGTCCCTCACCGACCAGGGCTGCGAGGTCGCCTACGTCACGCTCCACACCGGCCTCGGCTCGTTCAACCCGGTCGAGGTGGAGGACCTCTCGAAGCACCGGATGGACTCCGAGTTCTTCGAGGTGCTGCCCGAGGCGGCCGAGACCGTCAACGCCGCGCTCACCCACCCCGAGCGGACCGTCACGGCCTGCGGCACGACGGTCGTCCGGGCCGTCGAGTCGTCGCTCTCGGCGTCGAAGACGCTCAAGGCCGGGCGCGGCTGGACCGACAAGTTCATCTACCCTGTCTACTCGTTCCACATCCCCGAGCGGCTGCTGACCAACTTCCACCGCCCCAAGTCGACGCTCCTCATGACCGTCGCGGCGTTCGCGGGCTACGACCTCCTGATGGAGGCGTACGAGGAGGCGGTCCGCGAGGAGTACCGGATGTTCGCGTTTGGCGACGCGATGCTGGTGTTGTAG
- the ispD gene encoding 2-C-methyl-D-erythritol 4-phosphate cytidylyltransferase: MSGSAERVGVVLPAGGSGSRMATAEAPAKQFRLLGDAPVLVQTLRAFLRHPDVGPAVVVVRAGEEGATRDLLADHGAEADVVTGGPTRQASVHCGVRALPAPVEAVLVHDAVRPFVTRSVIAHVVKAVRAHGAAAAAVRVADTLRAGGDGPLFGATVPRDGLWAMQTPQGARRDWLLRAAANAAGHVATDEVGLLQHAGHPVWIVEGDARNVKITRPSDWPLAEALWTTWERDDVGQGDGDSAV, from the coding sequence ATGAGTGGCTCTGCAGAGCGAGTGGGCGTGGTGCTTCCGGCGGGCGGGTCGGGGTCGCGGATGGCCACGGCTGAGGCGCCGGCGAAGCAGTTCCGCTTGCTCGGCGACGCGCCCGTCCTCGTCCAGACGCTCCGGGCGTTCCTCCGGCACCCCGACGTGGGGCCGGCGGTCGTGGTGGTCCGGGCGGGGGAGGAGGGGGCGACGCGCGACCTCCTAGCCGATCACGGCGCCGAGGCGGACGTGGTCACGGGCGGGCCGACGCGACAGGCGTCGGTCCACTGCGGCGTGCGTGCGCTGCCCGCGCCGGTCGAGGCCGTGCTGGTGCACGACGCGGTCCGTCCGTTCGTGACACGATCCGTGATCGCACACGTCGTGAAGGCCGTTCGCGCACACGGAGCCGCTGCGGCGGCGGTCCGCGTCGCCGACACGCTCCGGGCGGGCGGTGACGGCCCGCTCTTCGGCGCGACCGTCCCCCGCGACGGCCTCTGGGCGATGCAGACGCCGCAGGGCGCCCGCCGCGACTGGCTCCTCCGCGCCGCGGCCAACGCGGCCGGCCACGTCGCCACCGACGAGGTCGGGCTCCTCCAGCACGCCGGCCACCCCGTCTGGATCGTCGAGGGCGATGCCCGGAACGTCAAGATCACGCGCCCCTCCGACTGGCCCCTCGCCGAGGCGCTCTGGACCACCTGGGAGCGCGACGACGTCGGGCAGGGAGACGGGGACTCCGCGGTCTGA
- the ispF gene encoding 2-C-methyl-D-erythritol 2,4-cyclodiphosphate synthase, translating to MRIGHGYDVHRLVEGRPLILGGVTVPAAVGLDGHSDADVLTHAIIDALLGAAALGDIGALFPDTDAEWKGADSIGLLDAVMEKVAETGYAVGNVDATVVLQRPKLRPHVDAMRQRLAGALRVGLGQVSVKATTGEGMGFVGTGEGAAAHAVCLLVAREG from the coding sequence ATGCGCATCGGCCACGGCTACGACGTCCACCGCCTCGTCGAGGGGCGCCCGCTCATCCTGGGTGGTGTGACGGTCCCGGCTGCCGTCGGCCTCGACGGCCACTCCGACGCCGACGTCCTCACGCACGCGATCATCGACGCGCTCCTGGGCGCCGCCGCGCTCGGGGACATCGGCGCCCTCTTTCCCGACACCGACGCCGAGTGGAAAGGCGCCGACAGCATCGGCCTCCTCGACGCCGTGATGGAGAAGGTGGCCGAGACCGGGTACGCCGTCGGCAACGTGGACGCGACCGTCGTCCTCCAGCGCCCGAAGCTCCGGCCCCACGTCGACGCGATGCGCCAGCGTCTGGCCGGGGCGCTCCGGGTCGGCCTCGGGCAGGTCTCAGTCAAGGCCACGACGGGGGAGGGGATGGGCTTCGTGGGGACCGGCGAGGGGGCCGCGGCGCACGCCGTGTGCCTGCTCGTCGCGCGCGAGGGTTAG
- a CDS encoding DedA family protein, whose translation MGEWVADLVGWIEGLPPGGIYAVLLAVAYGENLVPPIWGDTVIVLCGSLVGLGVLQLGPTIALAALGGSLGFLTVFWFGRRMGHAIHDPTRLRWIPRDFISRAERWLNRWGYGVVAANRFLAGGRAVIGLLAGASDLRWAPTAVWATVSAVAWSALLVWGGAVLGSEWERVLDWLAAYGRVVTVVLAVVLAVVAVRWWLRRPKNSRRRDAEAG comes from the coding sequence GTGGGCGAGTGGGTCGCCGACCTCGTCGGGTGGATCGAGGGGCTCCCGCCCGGCGGCATCTACGCGGTCCTGCTCGCCGTGGCCTACGGCGAGAACCTCGTGCCCCCGATCTGGGGCGACACGGTCATCGTTCTGTGCGGCTCGCTCGTGGGTCTCGGCGTGCTCCAGTTGGGGCCTACGATCGCTCTGGCGGCGCTGGGTGGGTCGCTCGGCTTCTTGACGGTCTTCTGGTTCGGGCGGCGGATGGGGCACGCCATCCACGACCCGACGCGGCTGCGGTGGATCCCACGCGACTTTATCTCCCGGGCCGAGCGCTGGCTGAACCGGTGGGGCTACGGCGTCGTCGCGGCCAACCGGTTCCTCGCGGGCGGGCGGGCCGTCATCGGACTCCTCGCCGGCGCCTCCGATCTCCGCTGGGCCCCGACGGCGGTGTGGGCGACGGTGAGCGCGGTCGCGTGGAGCGCCCTCCTCGTGTGGGGCGGCGCCGTCCTGGGGTCCGAGTGGGAACGCGTGCTCGACTGGCTGGCGGCCTACGGGCGGGTCGTGACGGTCGTGCTGGCCGTTGTGCTGGCCGTCGTCGCGGTGCGCTGGTGGCTCCGTCGACCGAAGAACTCACGGCGAAGAGACGCCGAGGCAGGCTGA
- the tuf gene encoding elongation factor Tu, translating into MAKEQFQRTKPHVNVGTIGHVDHGKTTLTAAITKVLAEASGGEAKNFEDIDNAPEERERGITIATAHVEYETAERHYAHVDCPGHADYVKNMVTGAAQMDGAILVVAATDGPMPQTREHILLARQVGVPYIVVFMNKADLVDDEELLELVEMEVRELLSSYEFPGDDLPVIQGSALGALNGEPEWVAKVDELMSAVDAYIPTPERAVDRPFLMPVEDVFSITGRGTVVTGRVERGSIKVGDPVEIVGMQEEKMTSTVTGVEMFRKLLDSAQAGDNAGILLRGIEKTAVERGMVLTKPGAVTPHKRFECEVYILSKDEGGRHTPFFKGYRPQFYFRTTDVTGDIELAEGVEMVMPGDNTQFTVDLIVPVAMEEGLRFAIREGGRTVGAGVVSKILD; encoded by the coding sequence ATGGCGAAGGAGCAATTCCAGCGGACGAAGCCGCACGTGAACGTCGGGACGATCGGCCACGTCGACCACGGCAAGACGACGCTGACGGCGGCGATCACGAAGGTGCTCGCCGAGGCGTCGGGCGGCGAGGCGAAGAACTTCGAGGACATCGACAACGCCCCGGAGGAGCGGGAGCGGGGGATCACGATCGCCACGGCCCACGTCGAGTACGAGACGGCCGAGCGGCACTACGCCCACGTCGACTGCCCGGGCCACGCGGACTACGTCAAGAACATGGTGACGGGGGCGGCCCAGATGGACGGGGCGATCCTCGTCGTCGCGGCGACCGACGGGCCGATGCCCCAGACCCGCGAGCACATCCTCCTGGCCCGCCAGGTCGGCGTGCCCTACATCGTCGTGTTCATGAACAAGGCGGACCTCGTCGACGACGAGGAGCTCCTGGAGCTCGTCGAGATGGAGGTCCGCGAGCTCCTCTCGAGCTACGAGTTCCCGGGCGACGACCTCCCGGTGATCCAGGGGTCGGCGCTGGGGGCCCTGAACGGGGAGCCGGAGTGGGTGGCGAAGGTCGACGAGCTCATGTCGGCCGTCGACGCGTACATCCCGACGCCGGAGCGGGCGGTCGACCGGCCGTTCCTCATGCCGGTCGAGGACGTGTTCTCGATCACGGGCCGGGGGACCGTCGTGACGGGCCGGGTCGAGCGGGGGTCGATCAAGGTGGGGGACCCCGTCGAGATCGTCGGGATGCAGGAGGAGAAGATGACGTCGACGGTGACGGGCGTCGAGATGTTCAGGAAGCTCCTGGACTCGGCCCAGGCCGGGGACAACGCGGGGATCCTCCTCCGGGGGATCGAGAAGACGGCGGTCGAGCGGGGGATGGTCCTGACGAAGCCGGGGGCCGTCACGCCGCACAAGCGGTTCGAGTGCGAGGTGTACATCCTGTCGAAGGACGAGGGGGGCCGGCACACCCCGTTCTTCAAGGGGTACCGTCCCCAGTTCTACTTCCGGACGACGGACGTGACGGGGGACATCGAGCTGGCCGAGGGGGTCGAGATGGTCATGCCGGGGGACAACACGCAGTTCACGGTGGACCTCATCGTCCCGGTGGCGATGGAGGAGGGGCTCCGGTTCGCGATCCGCGAGGGCGGGCGGACCGTGGGGGCCGGCGTCGTCTCCAAGATCCTCGACTGA
- the secE gene encoding preprotein translocase subunit SecE: protein MATQTQTKPPGGALGNYLVEVRKEMRKVNWPKRQELISNTVLTLVAALIAALFIFFADEVISTALRFIYGS, encoded by the coding sequence ATGGCGACACAGACGCAGACGAAGCCCCCTGGTGGCGCGCTCGGGAACTACCTCGTCGAGGTCCGCAAGGAGATGCGGAAGGTGAACTGGCCCAAGCGCCAGGAGCTCATCAGCAACACGGTGCTCACGCTCGTGGCGGCGCTCATCGCCGCGCTGTTCATCTTCTTCGCCGACGAAGTGATCAGCACGGCCCTCCGGTTCATCTACGGCAGCTAG
- the nusG gene encoding transcription termination/antitermination protein NusG, whose product MARPPIRKWFVLRTFSGHEKKVKEYLESEVERLGYDDKLTQVVIPTETVFEMRAGKKRTREKTSFPGYILLEAIVDPYLREVINGAPSTIGFLGANGEPVPLRPDEVNRILGMMDEDKGEVMEIPFKEGDAVKVVDGPFNTFTGFVEEVYPDKMKVRVMVSIFGRKTPLELDYLQVEHEG is encoded by the coding sequence ATGGCCCGCCCCCCGATCCGCAAGTGGTTCGTCCTCCGGACGTTCTCCGGCCACGAGAAGAAGGTCAAGGAGTACCTGGAGAGCGAGGTTGAGCGGCTCGGCTACGACGACAAGCTGACCCAGGTCGTGATCCCGACCGAGACGGTCTTCGAGATGCGCGCCGGCAAGAAGCGGACGCGCGAGAAGACGTCGTTCCCCGGCTACATCCTCCTCGAGGCCATCGTCGACCCGTACCTCCGCGAGGTCATCAACGGGGCGCCGTCGACGATCGGCTTCCTCGGCGCCAACGGCGAGCCCGTCCCGCTCCGGCCCGACGAGGTCAACCGGATCCTCGGGATGATGGACGAGGACAAGGGCGAGGTCATGGAGATCCCGTTCAAGGAGGGCGACGCCGTCAAGGTCGTCGACGGCCCGTTCAACACGTTCACCGGCTTCGTCGAGGAGGTCTACCCGGACAAGATGAAGGTCCGCGTGATGGTCTCGATCTTCGGGCGGAAGACGCCGCTGGAGCTCGACTACCTCCAGGTGGAGCACGAGGGCTGA
- the rplK gene encoding 50S ribosomal protein L11, whose protein sequence is MAKKIDGYIKLQIKAGQASPAPPIGPALGQKGVNIMEFCKAFNAATQDKMGLVIPVVITVFGDKSFTFITKSPPAAVLLRNAAKIQKGAGDPLREKVGKVTWEQCRDIAQQKLEDLNATDLDNAARMIAGTARSMGITVTGAPVA, encoded by the coding sequence ATGGCGAAGAAAATCGACGGCTACATCAAGCTGCAGATCAAGGCCGGCCAGGCCAGCCCGGCCCCGCCGATCGGCCCGGCGCTCGGTCAGAAGGGCGTCAACATCATGGAGTTCTGCAAGGCGTTCAACGCCGCGACGCAGGACAAGATGGGCCTCGTGATCCCGGTCGTGATCACGGTCTTCGGCGACAAGAGCTTCACGTTCATCACGAAGAGCCCGCCGGCGGCGGTCCTCCTCCGGAACGCGGCGAAGATCCAGAAGGGCGCCGGCGACCCGCTCCGCGAGAAGGTCGGCAAGGTGACCTGGGAGCAGTGCCGCGACATCGCTCAGCAGAAGCTCGAGGACCTCAACGCGACCGACCTCGACAACGCCGCCCGCATGATCGCGGGGACGGCCCGGTCGATGGGCATCACCGTCACCGGCGCGCCGGTCGCGTAA